A stretch of Malus sylvestris chromosome 11, drMalSylv7.2, whole genome shotgun sequence DNA encodes these proteins:
- the LOC126588858 gene encoding serine/threonine-protein kinase STY13-like isoform X1, with product MEEWEIDLAKLDLRHVLAVGTNGTVYRGAYDGQDVAVKILDWGEDGIATAAETAALRASFQQEVAVWHKLDHPNIPKFVGASMGTSNLKIPVKNTSNDSHNSPPSRAGCVIVEFVPGAKTLKNFLIRNRRNKLAFKVVIQLAVDLSKGLSYLHSKKILHRDVIPENMLVDNHGTLKIVDFGVTIIETHKPRDMTGYMAPEFLDGKPYNRKCDVYSFGFFLWEIYCYGMPYPNLSFDDVRQNLRPEIPRCCPSTLASIMRKCWDANPDNRPEMEEVVKMLYAIDTSKRGGMIPEDQSTGCFCFSTPRGP from the exons ATGGAAGAGTGGGAGATTGATTTGGCAAAGTTGGATTTAAGACATGTTCTTGCTGTTGGAACTAATGGCACTGTGTATCGCGGCGCATATGACGGCCAAGATGTTGCAG TGAAGATATTGGATTGGGGGGAGGATGGTATTGCCACAGCAGCTGAAACTGCTGCTCTTCGGGCATCATTTCAGCAAGAGGTTGCTGTTTGGCATAAGCTTGACCACCCAAATATTCCAAAG TTTGTCGGAGCTTCAATGGGAACTTCCAACCTGAAAATCCCTGTTAAAAACACATCAAACGATAGCCATAATTCTCCTCCTTCAAGAGCTGGTTGTGTTATCGTTGAGTTTGTTCCTGGTGCTAAGACGCTAAAGAACTTTTTGATCAGGAATCGAAGAAACAAACTTGCCTTTAAGGTTGTGATTCAACTTGCTGTGGATCTCTCCAAAGG TTTGAGCTATCTTCACTCGAAGAAAATTTTACACCGTGACGTCATACCGGAAAATATGTTGGTTGATAATCATGGAACATTGAAAATTGTTGATTTTGGCGTTACTATAATAGAAACACATAAACCAAGGGACATGACTGGGTACATGGCCCCAGAG TTCCTTGATGGCAAGCCATACAACAGGAAATGCGATGTCTAtagttttggttttttcttGTGGGAAATCTATTGCTACGGCATGCCTTATCCTAATCTAAGTTTTGATGATGTGCGACAG AATTTACGACCAGAAATCCCAAGATGTTGTCCAAGCACATTGGCTAGCATCATGCGAAAATGTTGGGATGCAAACCCGGATAATCGCCCTGAAATGGAAGAGGTAGTGAAAATGTTGTATGCAATAGATACTAGCAAGCGAGGCGGCATGATACCTGAAGACCAGTCTACCGGCTGTTTCTGTTTCAGCACACCTCGCGGTCCATGA
- the LOC126589270 gene encoding putative disease resistance protein At3g14460 codes for MESAVLDMLQPHTKLKELTIKSYAGKEFSSWVAVFLFSNVVLVRLEECNNCLSLPPLGQLPHLKELYIRGMNAVESVGAEFYGECISPFPLLETLEFVDMQHWKEWLPFQLDHGNGVFPCLKTLFVKKCSKLGGKLPENLNSLAKLGIVKCEELVVSIANYKQLRQLNIDCCKVLVHTAAKVEFELLESLCLSNISELMSLQTGELFQKGLSKFRDLKINGYNSPLVEELGKEADELLQLQILECKLEGLEPKRCKNILKLPKGLNQLLSLQQLCIHKCLRLVSFEDVGLPPSLKDIKITECHSMIYLAKFQIPQNLGRIQISDCKSLKSLVDEEVVGSSLLSSHICLEYLKIQECQSLTLLSLSGQLLRTLKHLEIYDCLQLELIVQDGFSHYNTNQCLEYIRIWKCQNLKYLPDGLCHLINLQTLDIYYWGSLVSIPGLSGGRRAFNLREIKITDCDKLEVLPEAMHNLNSLEELTINYREDSPLLENYGSTVMTRIRFRFHPTWSRRSRSSPNLLLDY; via the exons ATGGAATCTGCTGTGCTTGACATGTTACAGCCTCATACAAAGCTCAAGGAGCTCACCATCAAGAGTTATGCCGGAAAGGAATTTTCATCATGGGTTGCAGTTTTTTTGTTCTCTAATGTGGTGCTTGTGCGGTTAGAGGAGTGTAACAATTGTTTATCGTTGCCACCTCTTGGACAATTGCCTCATCTCAAAGAACTTTATATTAGAGGAATGAATGCAGTGGAAAGTGTTGGTGCTGAGTTTTATGGAGAGTGCATCTCGCCTTTTCCGCTATTAGAGACTCTTGAGTTTGTGGATATGCAGCATTGGAAGGAATGGCTTCCTTTCCAATTGGATCATGGAAATGGTGTTTTCCCTTGCCTGAAAACGCTCTTTGTAAAAAAATGTTCAAAACTGGGGGGTAAGTTGCCAGAGAACCTCAATTCTTTAGCAAAGCTTGGAATTGttaaatgtgaagaattagtggtTTCAATTGCCAACTACAAACAACTTCGTCAGTTAAACATTGACTGTTGTAAAGTGTTGGTGCATACAGCTGCTAAGGTTGAGTTTGAGTTGTTAGAGTCCTTGTGCCTTTCAAACATTTCAGAGCTGATGTCTCTGCAAACAGGGGAATTGTTCCAGAAGGGATTAAGCAAGTTTAGAGATTTGAAGATTAATGGAT ACAACTCTCCTCTAGTTGAAGAATTGGGAAAAGAAGCAGATGAGTTGCTGCAATTGCAAATATTGGAGTGCAAGCTTGAAGGACTGGAGCCAAAGAGgtgcaaaaatattttaaagctaCCAAAAGGGTTAAATCAGTTGTTGTCTCTTCAACAGCTTTGCATACACAAATGTCTACGTCTAGTTTCTTTTGAGGATGTTGGTCTGCCACCTTCTCTTAAAGACATCAAGATTACAGAGTGCCATTCGATGATATATTTGGCAAAATTTCAGATTCCCCAAAATCTCGGAAGAATACAGATAAGTGACTGTAAAAGTTTGAAATCACTAGTAGATGAGGAGGTTGTTGGTTCTTCTCTGTTGTCTTCTCACATTTGTCTTGAATACTTGAAAATCCAGGAATGTCAATCTCTGACGTTGTTATCATTGAGCGGCCAGCTTCTTAGGACACTTAAACACCTTGAGATATACGATTGTTTACAGCTGGAGTTAATTGTACAGGACGGGTTCTCCCACTACAACACTAATCAGTGTCTTGAATATATAAGGATCTGGAAGTGCCAAAATCTGAAATACTTACCGGATGGCTTATGCCACCTCATCAATCTTCAAACGTTGGATATTTATTACTGGGGAAGTCTTGTTTCTATCCCCGGACTGAGTGGGGGGAGAAGAGCCTTCAACCTGAGAGAGATCAAGATAACCGATTGCGACAAATTGGAGGTGTTACCCGAAGCCATGCACAATCTCAACTCTCTTGAGGAATTGACCATCAACTACCGTGAAG ACTCACCTCTCTTAGAAAATTATGGATCTACGGTAATGACCCGGATACGGTTTCGTTTCCACCCGACGTGGTCCAGAAGGAGCCGCTCCTCCCCAAATCTCTTACTGGACTATTAA
- the LOC126588858 gene encoding serine/threonine-protein kinase STY13-like isoform X2 produces MFLLLELMALCIAAHMTAKMLQFVGASMGTSNLKIPVKNTSNDSHNSPPSRAGCVIVEFVPGAKTLKNFLIRNRRNKLAFKVVIQLAVDLSKGLSYLHSKKILHRDVIPENMLVDNHGTLKIVDFGVTIIETHKPRDMTGYMAPEFLDGKPYNRKCDVYSFGFFLWEIYCYGMPYPNLSFDDVRQNLRPEIPRCCPSTLASIMRKCWDANPDNRPEMEEVVKMLYAIDTSKRGGMIPEDQSTGCFCFSTPRGP; encoded by the exons ATGTTCTTGCTGTTGGAACTAATGGCACTGTGTATCGCGGCGCATATGACGGCCAAGATGTTGCAG TTTGTCGGAGCTTCAATGGGAACTTCCAACCTGAAAATCCCTGTTAAAAACACATCAAACGATAGCCATAATTCTCCTCCTTCAAGAGCTGGTTGTGTTATCGTTGAGTTTGTTCCTGGTGCTAAGACGCTAAAGAACTTTTTGATCAGGAATCGAAGAAACAAACTTGCCTTTAAGGTTGTGATTCAACTTGCTGTGGATCTCTCCAAAGG TTTGAGCTATCTTCACTCGAAGAAAATTTTACACCGTGACGTCATACCGGAAAATATGTTGGTTGATAATCATGGAACATTGAAAATTGTTGATTTTGGCGTTACTATAATAGAAACACATAAACCAAGGGACATGACTGGGTACATGGCCCCAGAG TTCCTTGATGGCAAGCCATACAACAGGAAATGCGATGTCTAtagttttggttttttcttGTGGGAAATCTATTGCTACGGCATGCCTTATCCTAATCTAAGTTTTGATGATGTGCGACAG AATTTACGACCAGAAATCCCAAGATGTTGTCCAAGCACATTGGCTAGCATCATGCGAAAATGTTGGGATGCAAACCCGGATAATCGCCCTGAAATGGAAGAGGTAGTGAAAATGTTGTATGCAATAGATACTAGCAAGCGAGGCGGCATGATACCTGAAGACCAGTCTACCGGCTGTTTCTGTTTCAGCACACCTCGCGGTCCATGA
- the LOC126589271 gene encoding putative disease resistance RPP13-like protein 1 translates to MHGVGKTTLAQLVFNHKDDAMKEFEPKVWVSVSDDFDLVRVTKAILESITSRPVEVEEFSKMQHDLSEQLRGKKFLIVLDDIWNKGDYDLYDLWTRLQSPFGVGAGGSKILVTTRDVNVAKFMGAAGVHNLKCMRDDDCLEIFERHAFGELNDGKPVNYELIRRKIVEKCRGLPFAARTLGGLLRCKEKDEWEEILNNKLWNIADKSDILPVLKLSYHYLPKNLKRCFAYCSILPNDYEFREKQLVLLWMAEGLIQQKPEDNKQMEDLGRDYFQELLSRSLFQESSKNNSRFEKYVLGWKISKVITCNAPAFEGLAIHLSLLVNLMELRDLRTFLKLNLQYLRVLSLNGYKITELPNSIGNLRLLQYLDLSYIDITSLPESTSTLYSLQTLILEGCSKLKSLPANMSNLINLRHLNNSDAYSLGGMPPQLGRLVNLQSLSNFVVSGGSDQSRIREIEFLLHLRGTLCISR, encoded by the exons ATGCACGGAGTCGGGAAGACGACACTTGCTCAACTTGTATTCAACCACAAAGATGATGCCATGAAGGAGTTTGAGCCTAAGGTGTGGGTATCTGTGTCTGATGACTTCGATCTTGTGCGAGTGACTAAAGCAATTCTTGAATCAATCACATCCCGACCTGTTGAAGTCGAGGAGTTTAGTAAAATGCAGCATGATTTGAGTGAGCAGTTAAGAGGAAAAAAGTTTTTAATCGTTTTAGATGATATTTGGAACAAAG GTGACTATGATCTATACGATCTCTGGACAAGACTTCAATCCCCTTTTGGCGTCGGAGCTGGAGGAAGTAAGATACTTGTGACAACCCGTGATGTGAATGTTGCAAAGTTTATGGGAGCCGCTGGAGTCCATAATTTGAAGTGCATGAGAGATGATGattgtttggaaatatttgagcGACATGCATTCGGGGAACTTAACGATGGAAAACCAGTAAATTATGAGTTAATTCGAAGAAAAATTGTCGAAAAATGTCGTGGATTACCATTTGCTGCAAGGACTCTCGGTGGCCTTTTACGTTGCAAAGAAAAGGATGAGTGGGAAGAAATATTAAACAACAAATTGTGGAATATAGCAGATAAGAGTGACATTCTCCCCGTACTAAAGTTGAGCTATCACTATCTTCCAAAAAATTTGAAGAGGTGTTTTGCCTATTGCTCAATACTTCCAAACGACTATGAATTTAGGGAGAAGCAACTCGTCCTTTTGTGGATGGCAGAGGGTTTGATTCAACAAAAACCTGAAGACAATAAACAAATGGAGGATTTGGGCCGTGACTACTTTCAAGAGCTATTATCAAGGTCGTTGTTTCAAGAATCAAGCAAAAACAATTCACGATTT GAGAAATATGTTCTAGGTTGGAAGATAAGCAAGGTGATAACTTGCAACGCACCTGCTTTCGAAGGGCTCGCCATTCATCTTTCATTGCTGGTCAATTTGATGGAGTTACGAGATTTGAGGACTTTTCTAAAGTTGAAC TTGCAATACTTACGAGTGCTCTCTTTGAATGGCTACAAAATAACTGAGCTGCCAAACTCAATCGGTAATTTGAGGTTGTTGCAGTATCTTGACCTTTCCTACATAGATATAACCAGTTTGCCTGAATCAACAAGCACTCTTTACAGCTTGCAAACATTGATATTGGAAGGTTGTTCTAAATTGAAGTCATTGCCTGCGAACAtgagtaatctaattaatttgcGCCATCTAAACAACTCGGATGCATATTCGTTGGGAGGAATGCCTCCACAACTGGGTAGATTGGTGAATCTCCAATCATTGTCTAATTTTGTGGTCAGTGGTGGTAGTGATCAATCAAGGATAAGAGAGATAGAGTTCCTATTGCATCTCCGCGGGACATTGTGCATATCAAGATAG